The Streptomyces sp. V3I7 genome segment GCACGTGAACGTGTTCGCCGGCACGCTCGCCGATCTCGGCGGCCTCGGTCCGCTGCACGACGCGGTCCGCGCGGCGGGCCGGTCGCCGTGCGAGGTGACGCTCGACATCGTCCCGCCGTACAGTCCCTGAGCGGTGCGAGCTGGGTGCTCGGCCGCGCCGGCCTGCCGGGCCACGAGATCCGGCGGGGCGCGGCGTGCACGCCGGCCCGGGCGCCGTACACCAGGACGGAGCCTCGCGGCTGAGGAGCACGGCGACATAACGGAGTTGCGGGTTCCTGGCAGCCACGCCCGAGTCGCTGTGACCGTTGCCGTCCACGACCTTGACGCTCCCAGGGCGCCGGTGAACACTTCCCGGTGTCGGTCGACATCGCCGCACTCTCTCCGCGCGATCCAGGCACTCCAGCACTGAGCCGCGGGCCTCTTCTGCGCCATGGCCCGTTCTCCCACGGGCGATTCGGCTGCGACGGCACGCTCGTGACGGACGCCGATCAGGGCGCTGCACTCTCCCTGCCCTCGGCCGACGTCGCCAAGGAAACCGTTCCTGCACGGACGACCGGGGCCGGCCCCCGGGGCCATCGCATAGGAGCCGCCATGAGCAACGGAGACATATTCGTCGGCGAGATCATCGGCACCGCGATCCTGATCCTCTTCGGTGCCGGTGTCTGCGCCGCGGTCACCCTCAGATACTCAAAGGCCCGGGCCTCGGGCTGGATCGTGATCGCCTTCGGCTGGGGATTCGGCGTGCTGGCGGGGGCGTACACCGCCGCTCCCCTCTCCGGCGCGCACCTCAATCCCGCCGTCACCATCGGCATCGCCGTCGACACGGGCAAGTGGGACAAGGTCTGGGTGTACCTGCTGGGCCAGATGGTCGGCGCGATGCTCGGCGCCGTGCTCGCCTACCTCGTCTATCTCGCCCAGTTCCAGGCGAACGTGCGCGAAGAGGGCTCCACGGAGGAGCCGACGCCCACCCTCGGGATCTTCTCCACCATCCCGGAGATCCGGAACCCGGTCGCCAACCTCATCACGGAGATCATCGCCACGGCCGCGCTCGTACTGCCCCTCCTCGCCTTCGGGCTGACCAAGGGGCTCGGCGAGTCCGGCACCACCGTGCTGGCCGTGTCGTTGCTCGTCGTCGGCATCGGGCTGTCCCTCGGCGGGCCCACGGGCTACGCGATCAACCCGGCGCGCGACCTCGGCCCGCGCATCGTGCACACCTTCCTGCCGATTCCGAACAAGGGCACGTCCGACTGGAGTTACGCCTGGATCCCGGTCGTGGGTCCGCTGGTCGGCGGGGCGCTCGCGGGCCTCGTCTACAACGCAGCCTTCTGATCCAGCCACCAAGGGGTAGCCATGACGGACACCGCCGAGAAGTACGTCGCCGCCATCGACCAGGGCACCACCTCCAGCCGCTGCATCATCTTCGACCACGGTGGCGCGATCGTCGCCGTCGACCAGCGCGAGCACCGCCAGATCTTCCCCAGGCCCGGCTGGGTGGAGCACGACGCCACCGAGATCTGGTCCAAAGTCCAGGCGGTGGTCGCCGGCGCCCTCGCCAAGGCCGGGCTGCGTGCCGACCAGTTGAGCGCGCTGGGCATCACCAACCAGCGCGAGACGACCGTCCTGTGGGACCGCGCGACGGGCAGACCCGTGCACAACGCGATCGTCTGGCAGGACACCCGCACCGCGGCCCTGTGCACCGAACTCGGCGGCAGCGACGGGCAGGACCGCTTCCGCGACCAGACCGGCCTACCGCTGGCCAGCTACTTCTCCGGGCCCAAGGCGGCCTGGCTGCTCGACAACGTGCCGGGGCTCCGGGAGCGCGCCGAGCGGGGTGAGATCGCGTTCGGAACCATCGACTCCTGGCTGATCTGGAACCTCACGGGCGGCACCGAGGGCGGCCGGCACGTCACCGACGTGACGAACGCCGGGCGCACCATGCTGATGAACCTCAGCACCCTCCAGTGGGACGCGTCGATCCTCTCCGCGATGAACATCCCCGAGGCGGTCCTCCCCGAGATCAGATCGTCCGCCGAGGTCTACGGGACGGCCGTCGGCCAACTCGCAGGTATGCCGGTCGCGTCGGCGCTGGGCGACCAGCAGGCGGCGGTGTTCGGGCAGGCCTGCTACGACGTCGGGACGGCCAAGAACACGTACGGCACGGGCAGTTTCCTGCTCCTCAACACCGGCAACCAGCCCGTCCCGTCCAAGAGCGGGCTGCTGACGACGATGGGCTACAAGATCGGCAGTGAGGCGCCGGTCTACTGCCTGGAGGGCTCGATCGCGATCACGGGTGCCCTGGTGCAGTGGTTCCGCGATCAGCTCGGCATCATCCGTGCGGCGGACGAGATCGAGACCCTGGCGGCGAGCGTCGAGGACAACGGCGGCGCCTACATCGTGCCCGCCTTCTCCGGCCTGTTCGCGCCCTACTGGCGCTCGGACGCGCGCGGGGTCGTCACCGGCCTGACCCGGTACGTCACCAAGGCGCACCTCGCGCGCGCGGTGCTGGAGGCGACGAGCTGGCAGACGCGGGAGGTCGTCGACGCCATGTACCAGGACTCCGGGGTACGGATCACCACCCTGAAGGTGGACGGCGGCATGACGAAGAACAACCTGCTCATGCAGCACCAGGCCGATGTGCTCGGGGTGCCGGTGATCCGGCCCAGGGTCTCCGAGACGACCTGTCTGGGCGCCGCGTACGCGGCCGGTCTCGCGACGGGCGTGTGGAACGGCCTCGACGAGCTGAAGTCGCACTGGCAGAAGGACGCGGAGTGGACGCCCGCGATGGAGGCGTCGGTGCGCGACCGGGAGTACCAGAACTGGCGCAAGGCCGTGGAGAAGAGCTTCGGCTGGATGGGAGAGGGCGAGAGCTAGGCACGCGCGCGTGCGGTGACTTCACACGCGTCTGCGCATGAGGGGCCGCACGCGCGCGTGGGCGCGTGGCGCGCGCTGCGGCCCGTACCCCGGTCGGGAAGGGGGACGGGCCGTACGCGGTTGTCAGCCGTACGGGAAGGTCAGCCGTACGCCGGTGTCAGGTGGCCACTGCCGCGCGGCGCCGCGCGGCGGACGTCATCGCGTGCTGGACGACCCCGATGAGCACCTCCTTGACCGACTCGCGGTCCCGGGCGTCGCACAGCACGAGCGGCACGTCCGGGTCGAGGTCGAGGGCCTGGCGGACGGTCTCGGCCGGGTAGCGGTCGGCTCCCTCGAAGCAGTTGACGCCCATGACGAAGGGGATGGAGCGCCGCTCGAAGTAGTCGACGGCGGCGAAACAGTCCTCCAGCCGGCGCGTGTCCGCGAGGACGACGGCGCCGAGCGCACCCTCGGCCAGCTCGTCCCACATGAACCAGAACCGCTCCTGCCCGGGCGTGCCGAAGAGGTAGAGCACCAGGTCCTCGCGCAGGGTGATACGGCCGAAGTCCATGGCCACGGTGGTGGTGTGCTTGCCCTCCACGCCCCGCACGTCGTCCACCGGGCGTCCCGCCTCGGTGAGCATCTCCTCGGTGCGCAGCGGTCTGATCTCACTCACCGCGCCGACGAGGGTGGTCTTGCCCACGCCGAAGCCGCCGGCCACCAGGATCTTGAAGGTGACGGGTTCGACCGGGGGCTTGCCGCGCTCAGAGCGCCCGAAGGTCATCGGTCTCTTCTCCTGCTTGATCGGGGTCGGGTGCCGGCGGGCCGTAGCCGCCGCCACCGGGGGTCTCGATGACGAGTACGTCGCCGGGGCCGACGTCCGCCGAGTCGCTTCCGGCGAGTTCGGTGACGGAGCCGTCGGCCCGCTCGACCCGGTTGGCGCCGAGCGCGCCGGGGGCGCCGCCCGCCATGCCGTAGGGCGGGACCCGGCGGTGCTGGGACA includes the following:
- a CDS encoding ATP/GTP-binding protein, whose amino-acid sequence is MTFGRSERGKPPVEPVTFKILVAGGFGVGKTTLVGAVSEIRPLRTEEMLTEAGRPVDDVRGVEGKHTTTVAMDFGRITLREDLVLYLFGTPGQERFWFMWDELAEGALGAVVLADTRRLEDCFAAVDYFERRSIPFVMGVNCFEGADRYPAETVRQALDLDPDVPLVLCDARDRESVKEVLIGVVQHAMTSAARRRAAVAT
- the glpK gene encoding glycerol kinase GlpK, giving the protein MTDTAEKYVAAIDQGTTSSRCIIFDHGGAIVAVDQREHRQIFPRPGWVEHDATEIWSKVQAVVAGALAKAGLRADQLSALGITNQRETTVLWDRATGRPVHNAIVWQDTRTAALCTELGGSDGQDRFRDQTGLPLASYFSGPKAAWLLDNVPGLRERAERGEIAFGTIDSWLIWNLTGGTEGGRHVTDVTNAGRTMLMNLSTLQWDASILSAMNIPEAVLPEIRSSAEVYGTAVGQLAGMPVASALGDQQAAVFGQACYDVGTAKNTYGTGSFLLLNTGNQPVPSKSGLLTTMGYKIGSEAPVYCLEGSIAITGALVQWFRDQLGIIRAADEIETLAASVEDNGGAYIVPAFSGLFAPYWRSDARGVVTGLTRYVTKAHLARAVLEATSWQTREVVDAMYQDSGVRITTLKVDGGMTKNNLLMQHQADVLGVPVIRPRVSETTCLGAAYAAGLATGVWNGLDELKSHWQKDAEWTPAMEASVRDREYQNWRKAVEKSFGWMGEGES
- a CDS encoding MIP/aquaporin family protein — its product is MSNGDIFVGEIIGTAILILFGAGVCAAVTLRYSKARASGWIVIAFGWGFGVLAGAYTAAPLSGAHLNPAVTIGIAVDTGKWDKVWVYLLGQMVGAMLGAVLAYLVYLAQFQANVREEGSTEEPTPTLGIFSTIPEIRNPVANLITEIIATAALVLPLLAFGLTKGLGESGTTVLAVSLLVVGIGLSLGGPTGYAINPARDLGPRIVHTFLPIPNKGTSDWSYAWIPVVGPLVGGALAGLVYNAAF